The Felis catus isolate Fca126 chromosome X, F.catus_Fca126_mat1.0, whole genome shotgun sequence genome includes a region encoding these proteins:
- the GLA gene encoding alpha-galactosidase A: protein MKLENGIQQPGFLLALRFLALVLWSFPGARALDNGLAMTPTMGWLHWERFMCNVDCQEEPDSCISEKLFMQMAELMDSDGWKDVGYEYLCIDDCWMAPKRDSKGRLQADPKRFPGGIQGLANYVHSKGLKLGIYADVGNKTCAGFPGSFGYYDIDAQTFADWGVDLLKFDGCHCDSMEHLENGYKHMSLALNRTGRSIVYSCEWPLYMWPFRKPNYTEIRQYCNHWRNFDDVYDSWQSIKNILDWTSSNQKRIIDVAGPGGWNDPDMLVIGNFGLSWDQQVTQMALWAIMAAPLLMSNDLRHISPQAKALLQDKDVIAINQDPLGKQGYRLRKEDNIEVWERPLSDLAWAVAMVNLQEIGGPRFYTISIASLGQGMACIPDCIITQLLPVKRKLGFYQWTSDLKIQINPTGTVLLRLAAN, encoded by the exons ATGAAGCTGGAGAACGGAATTCAGCAGCCGGGCTTCCTGCTGGCGCTTCGCTTCCTGGCCCTGGTTCTCTGGAGCTTCCCTGGGGCCAGGGCCCTGGACAATGGCTTGGCGATGACCCCCACCATGGGCTGGCTGCACTGGGAGCGCTTCATGTGCAATGTTGATTGCCAAGAAGAGCCAGATTCTTGTATCAG CGAGAAGCTCTTCATGCAGATGGCAGAACTCATGGACTCAGATGGGTGGAAGGATGTAGGTTATGAGTACCTCTGTATTGATGACTGTTGGATGGCTCCCAAAAGAGATTCAAAAGGCAGACTTCAGGCAGACCCTAAACGCTTTCCTGGTGGGATCCAAGGCCTTGCTAATTAT gTCCATAGCAAAGGACTGAAGCTCGGAATTTATGCAGATGTTGGAAATAAAACCTGTGCAGGCTTTCCTGGGAGTTTTGGATACTATGACATTGATGCCCAGACCTTTGCTGACTGGGGAGTAGATCTACTAAAATTTGATGGTTGTCACTGTGACAGCATGGAACATTTGGAAAATG GTTATAAGCACATGTCCTTGGCCCTGAACAGGACTGGCAGAAGCATTGTGTATTCCTGTGAGTGGCCCCTTTATATGTGGCCTTTTCGTAAG CCCAATTACACAGAAATCCGACAGTACTGCAATCACTGGAGAAATTTTGATGATGTTTATGATTCTTGGCAAAGTATAAAGAATATCTTAGACTGGACATCTTCTAACCAGAAGAGAATTATCGATGTCGCAGGACCAGGGGGTTGGAATGACCCAGATATG TTAGTGATCGGTAACTTTGGCCTTAGCTGGGATCAGCAGGTAACTCAGATGGCCCTGTGGGCTATCATGGCAGCTCCATTACTCATGTCCAATGACCTCCGACACATCAGCCCTCAGGCCAAAGCCCTCCTTCAGGATAAGGATGTAATTGCCATCAATCAAGACCCCTTAGGCAAGCAGGGGTACCGGCTTAGAAAG GAAGACAACATTGAAGTGTGGGAACGCCCACTATCAGATTTAGCTTGGGCTGTGGCAATGGTAAACCTGCAGGAGATCGGTGGACCTCGTTTCTATACCATCTCTATTGCTTCCCTGGGACAAGGGATGGCCTGTATTCCTGACTGCATAATCACACAGCTCCTGCCTGTGAAGAGAAAACTTGGGTTTTATCAGTGgacttcagatttaaaaattcagataaatCCCACAGGCACGGTTTTACTTCGGCTGGCAGCAAATTAG